DNA from Balearica regulorum gibbericeps isolate bBalReg1 chromosome 18, bBalReg1.pri, whole genome shotgun sequence:
AGCGAGTACCTCCCAGGTACCACCTGCGGCACCAGGTCGGGGTGTAACCCTGTCACCGGGAGTACGGGCAGAGCCGCATCCTGCCTGGCGTGAGGCAGCACCGCCGGGGGGGTCTGCCCGTGCAGGGCACCGATCCGGCTGCGGGGTCCCGGGTGCATCGCGGGCAGGCGGGTGCGTGCCGGTGCGGGTGCCGGTGTGGGTCAGCCCCGCGTCCCGGGGGGATGTGGCTCATCCCACGAACACCGGGGCAAACGCTGTGCCCCATCCCACCCCGGTgctgggcacaggcagggctcGGCGGGGTGGGCAGGGGTGTCTTTGTGCACCCCAAATCCCCTGGAGGGGGGGGCTGACTgagcccctgcccccccccgggcaACCCCCCTAGGTGCTGCCCAGGGTCTGGGGCATTAGAGCGAGAAGGCTGGGCTCCTTGGGGGGGATTACGCTAAGGACCTTACGGGGGAATTagtgtggggagggggtgggcagggctggggggtgcggggggtgcCAGCCCTGCAGGGCGTCCCGTCCCTGCCCTCTGGTGGCAGCTGAGGACGGGCAGGCTGGCACGGCACACCGCTCACCCAGCATGGCACCGGCTCGGTACTGGTGTAACTGGGAGGGCGGCACACCGGTGCTGGGTGCACTGGATGCAGAGGGGCACCGTGAGCCCCCTCCCTTGCAGGCGGTGGGAGATGCTGCACCCTTGCGCTGGGGTGCACCCGGGGTgcctggggggctgcagccgtGCAGGGCAGCTCTCTGGGTGGCTCTGGGGGCATCATGGGTGGGGGCTGCCTCCCGCAGAGCCCGGAGCTGGGGTCTTACCGTGTGCCCaggccctgcagctggggaccCTGGACCCTGTGGACGCTCCCCCCGAGCACCCCCCGGGCATCAGGGCAGGAGCACCGGGGTGGGCAGGGCTGAGAGCTCAGGGCCGGGTAGAGGGACCCTGTGCCCAGGGGTGCTGGTGCAGGGTGCCCCCGTCCCGGCTGCTTGCAGGGAGCTGGACCCAGGCAGAGTTTTCGTCTCAGCACAGCAGTTTATGGAGGAAGGACCGTCCCGCCAGCACCCAGCGGGTACCGTGTCCTTGCCAGGGCCCGCAGGAGCTCACCTGCACCCGTCACCCCTCACCACGGGGCAGCCATGCCCGCTGGGTTCCCCGAGACCTTCGGTGCAGCGGTTCAGCAGGGGCTGGAGATGCAGGAGAGCAGCCAAGAGCACGGTCGTACTCCCGGCCGTGGCCGGCCATGGAAGCCCCACGAGCCCCACGGCCACGGGGCTGGAGAGGAGCCCAGCCCGGggggcacaggcagagcaggcagcagctcctgccacagAGCTCGGGCACGTCCTTGCTGCCCCGCGGCTGAGTTTCCTGGAGGGGCTGAACGCCGCACGTCCCCGGGGGCtgagcacaggcagggctgagctgcccgTCCTGGTGCGGCTCAGGGAGGCggtgggggtccctggggtgcagcgggtgctgctgccaggcagggcagcccaGTGGCCCCAAACGAGCGCAACCAGCCGGCTGGGCACAACCACCACCGCCAGCACCCGCAGTAACCCCCAGCTCCTCGGAGGACGGGCGTCACGTCCCCGGGACAGGGTCTCGCCGGGTCCCGGGGTGAtgcatggggctgggggagcagggggaccCCCGGCCGAGTGCCgtgctggctggcagcagccccggctcAGAGGACCGTGCTGGCCAGCAGCTCCAGTGGTTtcagggctgggggtgggaagCGGCCACTGCCGGGCCGGGGGCCGTGCCGGAGGTGGGCCCTCAGCACCTCGCCCACTGTGCGGCGGAAGGTCTGGCTGACGAAGCAGTAGAGGAAGAAGTTGAGGGTGGTGTTGAGCATGGCCACCATGTTGGCGATGTCCAAGGCCAGGTGCATGCGCCAGTCCCTCTTCACCGAGGCCACGTAGAGGTGGCAGATCATGACGATGGTCCGGGGAGCCCAGAGCACGATGAAGACGGTGGTGACAGCCAGGAGAAGGGCCGTGGTCTTGCCCAGGCGGGGTCGGCCGCCCCCCGAGTGCCTCCACCGCTTCAGCTTGCAGATGATGATGGAGTTGGTGGCCAGGAAGATGCTGCAGGGCAAGAAGTAGATGGTGACGCAGTGCACCCACTTGAGCACCCTGTCCAGGGCGGTGGGGGGGTCAGCGTCACGCCACACGTCCAGCCACCAGTAGAAGGGGATGCCTGTGGCCAGAGCCACGGCGAAGACGGCTGCGATGATCTTGCGGGTGCGCTGTGGGTAGGAGACAGTGCGGTACCGCAGCGGGTGGCAGAGGGCCACGTAACGGTCCACGGTCAGCAGGACGGTGACCCAGATGGAGGCATGGTTGGCCGTGAACTCCAGCACATTGACGGTGTGGATGAAGGCGCTGGGCACCGCCCGGGCCAGGATGGCTGTCTGCAGGATGAAgcccacaaagatgatgaagacCTGGGTGAGGATGTCGGAGGTGGTCAGGGCCAGCAGGTACCAGTATGATGACTTCTTGGTCCTCGTGGCCAGGCGGGACAGGGCCACGGCGGTGAGGACGTTcactggagggaggggagcgaTGCGTGGCGGTGAGACCCTGGGCTCacagccccccaccccgcagcaCCCAGGACCCCGGGGGTGCCCAGGCTCTCCCAGGGCCGTGGGGTGAGCGGCCCCAGGCCCCGGTGGGGGTGGGAAGCTATAAATATCACAGCGCGGTGGGGATTTGCTGAGCTGATTAATCTCTTCCGTGTGTTGACCCAAGCAACGCAAATACCatctgtccctgctgctccagcccctggggctgggctgtACAGCCGGGCACTGCAGCTGGGGCCGGCCCCGAGGCCGGGGGGGGCCACGGGGAGCAGGTTGGTTTCCCCCACCCCGGAGGaccttcctccccatccccaagAGCCCCGGGGCTGGGACAGGAGCTAAGGCTCTGCTGGCAGCCGAGGGCACGGGCTGGGCTGAAGGTGCACAGCTCAGCACCCCTTGCAGGGGCTCAGCACCCAGgtgggtgcagccccccccccccatcccagccccctcacctggcagccccagccccagcaggacGCTGTAATACACGACGGGGAAGACGCCGACCATGCAGGGTGACCGCTCCAGCTCCGGCCGTGCCGCCTCACCAGCCCACACCACCGCCGTGCTGTTGGGCACCGGGACCATCGCCCGTCGCCAGGAACCGGCTGCGAGGGCAGACAGG
Protein-coding regions in this window:
- the GPR142 gene encoding putative G-protein coupled receptor 142, translating into MVPVPNSTAVVWAGEAARPELERSPCMVGVFPVVYYSVLLGLGLPVNVLTAVALSRLATRTKKSSYWYLLALTTSDILTQVFIIFVGFILQTAILARAVPSAFIHTVNVLEFTANHASIWVTVLLTVDRYVALCHPLRYRTVSYPQRTRKIIAAVFAVALATGIPFYWWLDVWRDADPPTALDRVLKWVHCVTIYFLPCSIFLATNSIIICKLKRWRHSGGGRPRLGKTTALLLAVTTVFIVLWAPRTIVMICHLYVASVKRDWRMHLALDIANMVAMLNTTLNFFLYCFVSQTFRRTVGEVLRAHLRHGPRPGSGRFPPPALKPLELLASTVL